A window of the Desulfobotulus mexicanus genome harbors these coding sequences:
- a CDS encoding TIGR04219 family outer membrane beta-barrel protein — protein sequence MKRIHLIAVLAFFLALPSYSSALPLINAEVAVGGWMQMPSGDMGVSRGGVNGTRLDMDRDLGYDSEWGMTGRFRINLPLILPNVYVMGTAMDFSGTGSFQNNFDFAGQNFFANMPYNSSLTADQLDVTLFYGVPFLGIFTLGTTAIDFGLNVRIYQLDASMTQGLNSFSESTNVALPMAYLSARFEPIDSLGLEAEFRGLVIGDSQVLSGIGRIRYNFMNLPFLVSSFVAGGWRHEIIDLDESGIRVDTTFSGPFVEAGLRF from the coding sequence ATGAAACGCATTCACTTGATTGCTGTACTGGCTTTTTTTCTGGCACTGCCTTCTTATTCTTCGGCTCTGCCCCTCATTAATGCAGAAGTGGCTGTCGGTGGCTGGATGCAGATGCCTTCCGGTGACATGGGGGTCAGCCGTGGTGGTGTCAACGGAACAAGGCTGGATATGGACAGGGATCTTGGTTATGACAGTGAGTGGGGAATGACGGGACGTTTCAGGATCAATCTGCCCCTTATTCTTCCCAATGTCTATGTAATGGGAACGGCCATGGATTTCAGCGGGACAGGTTCTTTCCAGAATAACTTTGATTTTGCTGGTCAGAATTTTTTTGCCAACATGCCCTATAATTCAAGCCTGACGGCAGATCAGCTGGATGTGACTCTTTTTTACGGAGTACCCTTTCTGGGTATTTTTACCCTGGGTACCACAGCCATTGATTTTGGCCTTAATGTGCGTATTTATCAGCTGGATGCCAGTATGACTCAGGGGCTGAATTCTTTCAGTGAAAGTACGAATGTGGCCCTTCCAATGGCCTATCTTTCGGCCCGCTTTGAGCCCATCGATAGCCTTGGACTTGAGGCCGAATTCCGGGGGCTAGTCATTGGAGACAGTCAGGTTCTCTCGGGGATCGGTCGTATCCGTTACAATTTCATGAATCTTCCTTTTTTGGTTTCAAGCTTCGTCGCAGGGGGCTGGCGCCATGAAATCATTGATCTGGATGAGTCCGGTATCCGTGTGGATACAACATTCTCAGGGCCTTTTGTGGAGGCAGGTTTGAGATTTTAA
- a CDS encoding OmpP1/FadL family transporter: MKRNGLVFVLSVILIFLTSSAYATYINYATNLSANWISNPAGRHAATDSADGVVMNPAGLVRMDDGIHLHFSSQSLYNPYKIEVGGDYPGQRSYKQERATKFVPSIYANYKKDDWAFFGGFYFYGGGGSIFYADGTPMVNTALFGIDSTVGWKNEKNYFGMNSQGKPVGAGASVEILSMMPAFTFGAARALNEKLSVAAGVRVIYGYQSTQIDVNSAGPFGMKDTLYDAEWSALGGLAFFSLNYKPVERLNLAFMIESLAPMDWEVDVKQDLSQGNFLSNASGYTDKRTFRFDEPTKIFMGADYALTERLNVNGMFILYLPMWGEYKKPAPSTFNGQSFVQNEIKYDLDPGFEVGVGGNYKISDNTSFSAGIAYAFLNYDDKYQSEGLYKNNFFNLGTGVKTKVNNHFSIGVGYMRNIYFNVKNNATRDLAGNAYETTYKRPDAHVLAFSLEYTFK; the protein is encoded by the coding sequence ATGAAAAGGAATGGTTTGGTTTTTGTTTTGTCAGTTATTTTGATTTTTCTGACATCCTCAGCTTATGCAACTTACATAAATTATGCAACAAACTTAAGTGCCAACTGGATTTCCAATCCTGCGGGCAGGCATGCCGCCACGGACAGTGCCGATGGCGTGGTGATGAATCCTGCGGGGCTAGTCCGAATGGATGATGGTATTCACCTTCATTTTTCAAGCCAGTCCCTTTACAATCCCTATAAGATTGAAGTGGGGGGCGACTATCCGGGTCAAAGATCCTATAAGCAGGAAAGGGCAACTAAGTTTGTTCCGTCAATTTATGCCAATTACAAGAAGGATGACTGGGCTTTCTTTGGTGGATTCTATTTTTATGGCGGTGGGGGCAGTATCTTCTATGCCGATGGTACACCTATGGTGAATACGGCTTTGTTTGGAATTGATAGTACGGTAGGTTGGAAGAATGAGAAGAATTATTTTGGCATGAATTCTCAGGGTAAACCTGTAGGTGCAGGTGCCAGCGTGGAAATTCTTTCTATGATGCCAGCCTTTACCTTTGGTGCGGCCCGTGCATTGAATGAGAAGCTGTCTGTGGCCGCAGGTGTCAGAGTGATTTACGGATATCAGTCCACTCAGATTGATGTGAATTCAGCAGGTCCTTTTGGTATGAAGGATACCCTTTATGATGCGGAATGGTCGGCTTTGGGTGGCCTCGCATTTTTTAGCCTGAATTATAAGCCCGTTGAAAGGCTCAATCTTGCTTTCATGATCGAGTCCCTTGCTCCCATGGACTGGGAGGTGGATGTGAAGCAGGATCTTTCTCAAGGCAATTTTCTTTCCAATGCTTCCGGTTATACGGATAAGAGAACCTTCCGTTTTGATGAGCCAACTAAAATATTCATGGGTGCAGATTATGCTCTGACGGAAAGGCTGAACGTGAATGGTATGTTCATTCTTTATCTGCCCATGTGGGGGGAATACAAGAAGCCTGCACCGTCCACTTTCAACGGTCAGAGTTTTGTGCAGAATGAAATTAAGTATGATCTGGATCCGGGTTTTGAAGTCGGTGTGGGTGGTAATTATAAGATTTCTGATAATACCAGCTTCAGTGCCGGTATTGCCTATGCCTTCCTCAATTATGATGACAAGTATCAGTCGGAAGGTCTCTATAAAAACAACTTTTTTAATCTGGGTACGGGTGTAAAAACCAAGGTGAATAACCATTTTTCCATTGGTGTCGGTTATATGCGGAATATCTATTTTAATGTAAAAAACAACGCAACAAGAGATCTGGCAGGAAATGCCTATGAAACAACATACAAAAGGCCTGATGCCCATGTATTGGCATTCAGCCTTGAGTACACCTTCAAATAA